Within Massilia litorea, the genomic segment TACCTGAACTGGGCGCTGACCCTGATCGCCATCGTCGTCGTGCCCCTGACCGCCGTCATCGTGCGCACCACGACCGGACGCCTGCGCCGCCTGAACCGCGAGAACCAGCGCGTGACGGCGGAGATGACGCAGGTGGTCGAGGAAGCCACGCGCGGCCACCAGGTGATCCGCGTGTTCGCCGGCGAACGCTACGAGCGCAAGCGCTTCGAGCAGCGCAGCGAAGCCCTGCGCGGCTTCTCGCAGCGCATGACGGTCGCCTTTGCCGCCACCACCCCGATCACGCAGGTCGCCACTGCGGTGGCGGTCTCGGTGGTGATCGTGATGGCGATCCGTTCCGACATGACGGTGGGCGAGTTCACCAACTTCACGACCATGATGCTGATGCTGCTCACGCCCCTGAAATCGCTGGCCGAAGTCAACGGCCCGATGCAGCGCGGGATCGCGGCGGCGGAAACCGTGTTCTCGATGGTCGATGCGCCGGTCGAACAGGACTCCGGCACCCGCGTGCTCGGGCGCGCCGCCGGGCGCCTGCAGTTCGAGGGCGTGACCTTTACCTATCCGGGCGCGCACGCGCCGGCGCTGTCGAACGTCTCGCTCGAGGTGGAGCCGGGCCAGACCGTCGCCCTGGTCGGCGTCTCGGGCGGCGGCAAGTCGACCTTCGTGAACCTGGTCACGCGTTTCTACGATCCGCAGGCTGGGCGCATCCTGCTCGACGGCGTGCCCTATGAGGAGCTGGCGCTGGCCAGCCTGCGCGCGCAGCTGGCGATGGTCAGCCAGAACGTGGTCCTGTTCGACGACACCCTGGCCGCCAACATCGCCTACGGCGCCGAGCGCATCGACTACGAGCGGCTGGCGGCGGCAGTCAAAGCTGCGCACCTGACCGACGTGGTAGCCAGGCTGCCCGAAGGCGTCGATTCGATGATCGGCGAGAACGGCATGCGCCTCTCCGGCGGCCAGCGCCAGCGCGTGGCGATCGCGCGCGCGATCTACAAGGATGCGCCGCTGCTGATCCTGGACGAGGCGACGTCCGCGCTCGACAACGAGTCCGAACGCGCCGTCCAGGCGGCGCTCGACACGCTGATGGCGGGCCGTACCACGCTGGTGATCGCGCACCGCCTGTCGACCATCGAGCGTGCCGACCGCATCGTCGTGCTGGAAGGTGGACGGATCGCCGAGCAGGGCACGCACGACGAGCTGCTGGCGGCCAACGGCATGTATGCGAGTCTCTATCGCCTGCAGTTCGCCGCGACCGTCAGCGCTTAAAACCGGCGCAGCCCGTTTGCAAGATTGGTAAACAGGTTGGCGAAGCGGTAGAAGGTTTTATAGGCGAAGCGCTTCAGACCCAGCAGCGTGCCCTTTTCGCGCTGGTTGCGCACGTCGATCCCGATCACGGAGTCCTCGTGCGTCGGGTACACCCCGTGCGGCACGATGGCGTGAATCAGCTCGCCATGGTCGAAGGTGTATTTCAGGAACAGGTCGATCGGCGCCCGGATCGTGGCCGCATGCTCCAGCAGCCGCTGCGCGCCACGCGGGGTGATCACATAGCCGGTCATGCACATGCCGACGTCGAGCTGTTTCACGAGGCTGAAACGCTCGCCCTTGTCCGAGGTGAGAACCGTGTGCTTTTCCAGCGGCTCGAGGCGCACGAACGAGACCCGGTCGGCGAAGCGCTCGAGATAGGCCAGGCCCGCTTCGAAATCCGGCGTCAGCTGGAAATCGTCTTCCAGCACCACGATCGGCTCGCCCAGCGCCACGCATTTTTCCCACGCCAGCAGGTGGCTCACGTAGCAACCCAGTTCGCCGGGAGCGGCCTTGCGCCGCCGGTGCACCAGGAAGCTTTTTTCGTCGTAGCGTTGCAGATAGGGGTGGTGGTCGACGCGGCCGTCGACGGCGTCGATGAAGGCGAAAGGCAGCTTGCGCTCGCCGAGCTTCTGCGCCACGAGGGCGCGCCGCTCGAGGCTGGACGGAAGACTGATAACGAATATTTTCAAGATAAGCCTGTAGGGATGCGACATGGAAGGGTCCGGAGCGCGCACGCGATCCGGACCAACCCGAATGTTACATCATCGGCCGCGCAGGGCGTTCGGCAGAACCGCCCTGTACCAGCCGGGGAGGGCCTCAGCGCGCGTAATGCGCCGCTTCCCCCACCATCGCGCCGTCGTCGACCGCGTGCTCCTCGAGCGCATGCAGGTAGCGTCCCAGCGCGTCGTCGAGCGAAGGCAGCAGCATGCCGCGTTCGCTGCCCAGGGCCGAGTAGTGCGGACGCACCGCCACGTAGCCCAGCTCCGTCGCTGGACGTTCCTGCAGGGTGCGCGGATCGACGCCGGCCACCGCGCAGGCCTTGCGCGCCAGCTCGGCCCAGGTCACGGCTTCGCCATTGGAGAGGTGCCAGACGCCGCGCTCGCGGTCGATCAGCAGGTCGAGGCTGACGTTCACCAGGTCCGGCACATAGGTCGGGGTCACCACCAGGTCGTTCGAGGCCGTGAACGGCTGGCCGGCCTTCAGCGCCGCCAGGGCCTGGGTGACGAAGTTGTGCTTGTCCCAGGGACCGAAGAAGGAACTGGTGCGGATCACGAGTGCCTGCGGATCGGCTTCCAGCACGCGGCGCTCGGACTCGGCCTTGCTGCGGCCGTAGACGCCCAGCGGCGCCACCGGATCGGATTCGACATAGGGCGTGTCCTTGGCGCCGTCGAATACCAGGTCGCTCGAGAAGGTCATGAAGCGCAGCGCGTGGCGGATGCAGGCCAGGGCCAGCACCGTCGGGCCGTGCGTGTTCCCGTCCATGCAGCCCTCGACATCGAGTTCGGCTTCGTCGACGCGCACATAGCCGCCGGCGTTGATGATCGCCCAGGGTTTGAAGCGCTGGATCGCCGCTTCGACCGAGGCCGGGTCGGTGATGTCCATCTCCTGGCGCGTCAGCACGTGGTGCGCCAGGTTGCGCCGCTCGCAGATGCGGGCAAAGGCCGAACCGAGGGTGCCGGTGGCGCCCGTGATCAGGATCGGCTGCACGTGGTTCGATTTGAACTGGCTGCGCACCGCGATGTCGGCCACCGCCGTGCGCGTGGCGACCGGCTTGCAGAAGAAGCGGCCCGGCCGGCGCCACCAGCCCTGGCCCTGCAGCACCGGGTTCGACAGCGGACGGCCGCTGGCCAGTTCGCGCATCATGTTGGCGAGCGCCGTCGGCCGCGGTTGCGGACCGCGCACGTCGAACGGACCCGGCTCATAATAGCCGCGCCATTCGGTGACCAGGCAGTTCCAGTCGTAGGAGCCGAGCAGCGCCCAGACCGTGACGGCGCGGATGTCGGCGCCGGCCGCCTTGGCCTTGCCGGCGGCGTTCCAGATCTCGAGCAGCCAGCGCAGCTGGTCTTCGCGGTTGGCGTCGATGTGGGCTTCGGTGACCGCGATTGGCAGGCCGTAGCGCTCCCAGGTTTCCATCAGCAGCGGGCCGATGCCGGGCGTCGGCGTGGCCAGCGCGCGCGGGGTCTCGATGTCGGCATGCAGGTGGCCGTCGTAAGTGTGGACGCGGTCCTGCGGATAGCGTTCGGTGCGGTGGTCGAGCCAGCGCTCGCTGGTGGCATAGTAGTTGGCGCCGATGATGTCGGGCGGGCAGGGATTCTCGCGGAACCAGAGCAGTTCTTCCGCCGTGGCCTCGGCCCCCATCAGGTAGTCCCACAGCTTGTGTTCGGGATCGACCTTCCCGCACAGGATGTCCCAGGCCAGCCAGCGCCGTTCGTTGAAGAAGTTCGCCAGCCAGGCCATCTCGGGCGTGCCGTAGGTTTTCGAGAGGTCGTCGGTCTGCACCAGTTTGGCGTCCGGGTTGACGGCGCGGATCGCGCGCATCGACAACACGGTGGCCTTGCATTGATGGAGAAGGGCGCGCACGAAAGTCGCGTGGCTCTTTCCGTGCGGGTACCAGACGCCGGCCAGACCGGAAAAGCGCGCCGTCGTCAGGATTTCGTTGACGGGGGTGTAGTACTCGACCCAGGGGTAGCGCTGGGCTACCGCGCCGGCGTACTCGGCGAGCTTTTCGGGGAAGGCCGGATCGACCAGACTCGTATGTTCGGGACCGCTGCCATGGTGGATCAGTCCGACGATGGGGGTGACGCCCAGGCGCTGCAGCGCGGGCAGGCGGGCGTCGGACCAGGACCAGTCGGCGCTGTCGATGCCGTCCGGAGCGGTGCGCTCCCACAGGACTGGATAACGGATCGCCTTGATGCCGAGCGAGGCGAAGCGTTCGATGTCTTCCACGCGGTCTGCGTGGCCATTGCGTTCCATTTGACTGAAGTAATTGTCGCGTACACGATTGACCGTGCATTCAAGGCCGCCCCAAAGCGCCAGCTCGGTTGCGGTCTCAGGCTGGATCTGCTTGTCGATGTTCATGAGAAATACCTACTATTTATGAAACAGGCCCTAGACTAACGGTCCTGCGCAGCCTGTTATGTGAAACGGCGAACATATAAGAGACATTTCGGACTAGTCCTACTTTTTGGCTTCGTATCCATTTCCTCTGCTAAATATCTGCTAACTGCTGCGAAACCGTGCGCTTCTGTTTCCACGAGGCGCGCAAAATTGTTGGCAAGATTGTTTGTTCAGCAATTCCGTCAAAACGCTTTCTGGAGCGCTTGTATGTACATGGTGTACTGGACCATTATTGAGGAAACCGACTGCCGTCCACACGCCCAGGGTTTCGGCACCGAGGAGATGGTCAAGGCGATGGGCTTCATGGAAGACTTGCGGCGGCGCCAGCGCGAAGGCGAGGGCGTGCGCTTCATCACGATGTGTTCGGAACATCCGGATGTGGTGGGGCATCCGGGGGTGGATGTGACGGGGCCGGATTACGACTGGAAGAAGCGGCGGCGGTGAGGCGGGGTGAACCCATGTTCGGAATCGTTGGGTCGGATGATGACGGCTGGCTCCGTGATCCAGGTCGCCCCCGGCCGCTTGCGGAGTCTCATTTCACACTGCCGCTCATGGCGGCAGCTTGAGGCCCCTCCGCGTTGCCCGGCATCCAGCCAAACACGTCGTCGCTGAGACCGATATCGATGAGGAAGAGGTAGGGCGGTTCCCGCGTCCAGCAGCCTTCATTGCACTTCAGCCGGAAAGTCATGCCATACAGCTTGGGGATGCGCAGGGTTGCCTCCTGTGCGTAGCCCGGTTCGAACATCCTTGCATACAGCCGCTTCCTGCCCTCCGGGGACAAGTCGAACCAAACGCTGTCGTTTTTCTCCCAGGGTTCCCAGCCGCCTGCCTTGAACTGGTTCTGCAGGTTGTCGAGCACGGCCACGGCCTCGAAAGGTAGCGCATCGAGCATCGGCGACGTTGCAAGCGTAGCGACAACATTCCGCTGGTAGCTCAGCGCAGCAAACTTAGTCGGGGGCAGGGTGAACCCATGTTTGGAATCGTTGAGGCGGATGATGACCGCCGGCTCGGTGACCCAGGTCGCACCCCAGCCGCTGTCGGCATCCGGGATATTGGATCGCGCCAGGACTGGGAAGGTGGAGTCTTTCACCACCCCTTCGAAGGATTGCCCGGGTCTGAAAGAGAGGAGGGTCGGTTCAGATGTGCCAGAACGCCACCAGAAGGCGGTGAGGATGAGGCACGATGACATGACGAGGAATCGATACCAGCCTTTCATGCGACGCCTCCGCCAGCGGCGATCGCCCGGATCGACGCCTCGACATAGGGACGCTCGGGACTGTTCAGGAGCTGGCCGAATCGCTTTGCTGCCTGCTTCACGAACTGCATGCGCTCCTCAGCGACCCACAGCTTTGCGTCTTTGTTCTGTGGAAACCAAGCAGTAAAGCCTGTCCTGGCCCGGCACTCGGCCGACAAAGTCAGCTTTATCTCCTCATGGTCGCCAGTCGGAAATCCGGTTGCCCAGGCATACTGGTTCGTGGCAAGCAATTTCTGCAGCACGAGATCGTTGTACATGATCTTTTGTGGGATGTTCACCTGCTCATGTCGCGCGATATGCTCGACGCTCTCGCGGATGCTTCCCGCTCCGGGGAAAAGCTGGCGGACATCGAGCGCTCGTTGGCAATGTCCGGTGCCGGCATGCTGACTCGGCGATAGCGCGACTTCATTGCACGCTGCTGCCCGTGAGTGCCTTTTCGGGCAGCGTCCAACGCAGCGGTTGACCTGGCTTCCAGCCATATACGTCATCGCCGAGGCCGATATCGATGAGAAAAAGGTACGGCGGTTCTCGCGTCCAGCAACCTTCAGTACATTTCAGCCGGAAAATCATTCCGTAAAGATTAGGAACACGCAAATCGGTCGATTCCATGTATCCCGGCCTGAACATCCGCGCATAAAGCCTCTTCTTTCCTTCCGGAGTCAGGTCGAACCAGGTGCTGTCGTTCCGCGCCCAGGGTTCCCAGCCCCCTGCCTTGAACTGATTCTGCAGATTTTCCAGGATGGCAACGGCCTCGTCGAAAGGCAGTGGGTCGAGCATCGGCGAGGTGGCAAGGGTGATCGCCTGGTTTTCCGAAAAGCTGAGGGCGGCGAATTTAGTAGGCGGGAGCGTGAACCCATGTTTCGGATCGGTGAACCGGACAATCACGGATGGTTCCGTGACCCAGATCGCACCGAACTTGTTTCCGTCCCAGTCGTCTCTGGGGCGGTTTGAGCGCTTCAGCGCTGGATAGCTGGAATCTCTGACGACCTGCTCGAAAGTCTGGCCAAGGCGAAAGGCCAGGACGGTCGGCTCAGGAGGGCGAGCATGCCAGCAGATGGCCGTAGCGATAAGGCCGGCGAGTATGGCAATGCGTTGATAGCTGCGCCTCATGCGACACCTCCGCCAGCGGAGATCGCACGGATAGATGCTTCGACGTAAGGGCGTTCGGCGCCGTGCAAGAGAGCATGAAATTGTCTGGCGGCGGTCAGCACGAACTGCATGCGCTGCTCGACCACCCACAGCTCCGCATTCTTGTTTCGGGAAAACCAGGAAGTGAAGCCCTGCTTGGCCCGGCACTCGGCCGACAGGGTCAGCTTGATCTCCTCGTAGTCACCAGTTGGAAATTCAATCGCCCAGGCATATTGGTTCATTGCGAGTAATCGCTGTAAGACGGGATCGTTGTACATAATCCTCTGCAAAATATTGACTTGCTCATGCTGGGCAAGCTGATCAACGCTTCGCTTCAGGTCGCCTGAATTGATGAGTCGGAATCCTTCCTTAATCTCGGCAAATGGCGTCCCAAACCGAAGCGTGTTCCTGTTGACCGCCCAATGCACCGGATACTTATCGTTCTGCCGCTTGGCAAGATAGGTATTGAACTCCTCCCATCCCCGCTCCATGAAAAACCTGTGCAGCGGATAAATATCCAAAAACAGGTGCGCATTCCCGAAGCCCAGCTTGCGGTACATGTACTGTGCCGCTGCCTCCGTGGTGGACTGCACCATGGTCGATGCCCCGGCGCCGGGATACGCGGCGAAGGCCCGCCCCACCTGCTCGCGCACGCGGCGGTTCTTTTCGCTGAGCTCGGCAGAATGCAGCAGCCCGCAACCGACCTGCTTCGAGGCGAACGCCGCCAGTCCCGCCCACTGGAAGCGATGATCGGCCAGCCATAATTTGGCGTAGGCCGCATTGATGCGCCGATTCCTCTCGCGGTCGTTGCCCTCGAAACTGCCGTTCACTTTCAGGATTTCCTCGGCCTCGGCCTGGAAGGTGCTCCATAGATGCTCGGGCGTGAGGATGGGCACGGCGATGGCCCGCTCCACGGTGGCCCCGGGCCCGACACAGTGATGCAGCTTGCATTCCCGGATCGGCTTGATGTTCCGGTAGACGGGAATGCCGTGGTAGGTGTGCCTGGCGAACCAGGGATTCGGCGCTCCGGGGACATAGCTGGCGGACACGGACGGTCCCGTCTCAGTCGGTGGCTGCATGCGGCTGCACGATGACGCCTGCATCCCGTTCGGTCTCGCTCAAGGGCTCGGTCCAGCCCTTGTGATCGAGCATGCCCTGCGCGCCTGGCAGGTCAAGCCGGTAAGGGAGCCCGGTGATGGCTTCCATGGTCCCCGGATCGATCAGGGCCAGCGGCAGGTCCTCCAGTTCGGGAACATCGAGATCTGCCGCGTTGGCTTGCGCCGCCGCCTGCGCGGCCGCGGCCTCCTGGCCGGCATACCAGTCGCTGTCGATCGATTGGCACATGAAGGCTTGCGAAGCGACCAGGCGCGGCGGCGGCTTGCACTTGCAGATGCACAGGTCGTCGTGCAGGGCGACCTGGCGGCCGTCGATCGATTCGGACAGGCGTGGCCCGTCGGGACGGATCACGCCTTCGGACAGACAGGCGGGGCACCAGCAGCTGTCACCTTCGACGGCCAGCGGCGCGCCGTTGATGGTCTCGAAGCGGCTGCTTGAAGTCACCTTGCCGCCGGCCGTGGTGGGCGCGCCGAGCGTGATGAAATATCTGTTGAGCATGGCGTCCCTGTCCGCACGGCGTGCGCGCAAAGACTCCAATCTATCGATGGACGAGACCGCTTAATTGAGGAAACTCAGGAGTGGTTTGTCGACCTTCGCAGAAGCGACGCCAGCACCTGTTTTGTCCTATGCCTGAAGCGAAAAAGCCTCGGCGATCGACACCAGTTCACCCGTGCCGCCGGCATCGTAGCCGGGCAGGGCGGCCACCAACTTGTGGTAGGAGGGATCGCGCATCAGCTCGAGCAGCTGGCGCATGATCGGTTCGTCGACGGCGTCGCGGCGCAGCGCAAAGTAATAATGCTCGCGCACCAGCGGCAGGAAATCGAGCTTGAACTGGGCGGCCGCGGCACGCATGCCGATGCCGGCGTCGGCCATGCCGCTGGCGATGTAGGCGGCCACCGCCGAATGCGTGAACTCGGCGCTGTTGTAGCCGTTGATGGATTCGAGCGGCGGGCCGTCGGCGGCCAGCATCATCTCCAGCAGCATGCGCGTGCCGGAGCCGGCCTGGCGGTTCACGAAGCGCACCTCGGGGCGCGCCAGGTCGGCCAGGCCGCGCAGGCCGAGCGGATTGCCGCGCGCCGTGATCAGGCCCTGCTCGCGGTCCGCCACGCGCACCAGGCAGTGCTGGTTCGGATCGAGCCAGCGCAGGTACCAGGCGATCGTCTGCGCCTCGAAGCGTCCGAGCGGGATGTGAAAGCCGGCCAGGTCGCATTCGCGCCGGGCCAGCGCGGCGACCGCGTCAGTGCTGGTGCGGTAGCGCAGGTCGAGCGGCAGGGCGTCGCGGTCGATGCAGCCGGTCAGCGCGGCCACCGCGAAGCCGTGACTGGCGTCCATGCGCAGGGTGCGCAGCTTGTTGGCGGTGATGCGCCCCAGTTCCGCTTCCAGCTCCGAGGCCAGGCTGTGCAGGGTCGGCGACAGGCGCGCCGCAATGCGGCGGTCGGCCCAGACCAGCTTCTGCGCCAGCGGCGTCAGGCTCGTGCCGCGTCCGCGCCCCGTCTGCAGCAATTGTTCGCCGAACAGGCTTTCGGCCGAGCGCAGCAAACCCCAGGCATAGCGGTAGGACAGGCCGACACTCTTTGCCGCCTGCGCGATCGACCCGGTGTCCTGGATCGACAGGAGCAAGCCCAGCAGGTCCTTGGTATCGAGCGGGCTCTCGCCCTTGACGCTGATTTCCCAATGTGGACGGATATGAACTTTGAGCATATGCTGAAAATAACCTATTTCGCTGCGAAAAACATCATGTTACCCTCCGCAGGCAATAAAAGATGCCTGATAGATATGCTTAAAAAAGCATATTCAGGAATGATAAAAACCGGAGGGGACAATGGGTTTATTCGATTTTCTAAGTAAAGAGCGCACCATCGCGGGACCGGGCTTCAACCGCTGGCTGGTGCCGCCGGCGGCGCTCGCGATCCACCTGTGCATCGGCATGGCCTACGGCTTCTCGGTGTTCTGGCTGCCGCTGTCGAAAGCGATCGGCATCACCGAGTCGCGCGCCTGCGCGGCCGACATGGGCTTCATGGCCGAGATCTTCTCGACCACCTGCGACTGGAAGATCTCGATGCTCGGCTGGATGTTCACGCTGTTCTTCGTCTTCCTGGGCCTGGCTGCCTGGCTGTTCGGCGGCTGGCTCGAGCACGCCGGCCCGCGCAAGGCCGGTATCGTGTCGGCCGTGTGCTGGTGCGGCGGCCTGGTGATTTCAAGCCTGGGCATCTACACCCACCAGATCTGGCTGATGTGGATCGGTTCCGGCGTGATCGGCGGGATCGGCCTCGGCCTCGGCTACATCTCGCCCGTGTCGACGCTCATCAAATGGTTCCCGGACCGCCGCGGCATGGCGACCGGCATGGCCATCATGGGCTTCGGCGGCGGCGCCATGATCGGCGCCCCGCTGGCCGACAAGCTGATGAAGCATTTTGCTACCGCCACCTCGGTCGGCGTCTGGGAAACCTTCCTGGCCCTGGCCGCGATTTATTTCGTCTTCATGGTAGCGGGCGCACTGACCTACCGCGTGCCTGCCTCGGGCTGGAAGCCTGCGGGCTGGACCCCGCCGGCGCAGACTGCCAACACGATGATCACCGCGCGCCACGTGCACGCCAGCCGCGTCTGGGGCATCCCGCAGTTCTGGCTGATCTGGGGCGTGCTGTTCCTGAACGTCTCGGCCGGCATCGGCATCCTGGGCATGGCCTCGCCGCTGCTGCAGGAAGTCTTCGGCGGCAAGCTGATCGGCGTCGACCTCGGCTTCAACGACCTCGACGCGGCGCAAAAGAGCCAGATCGCGGCGATCGCCGCCGGCTTCACCGGCCTGCTGTCGTTGTTCAACATCGGCGGCCGCTTCGCCTGGGCCTCGTGCTCGGACTACATCGGCCGCAAGGCGACCTATTTCGTGTTCCTGATCCTCGGTTTCTTCCTGTACGTGTCGATTCCGTCGATGGCGCACGCCGGCCAGCTGGCCTTGTTCGTCGGCTTCATTTGTATCATCCTGTCGATGTACGGCGGCGGTTTTTCGACCGTGCCTGCCTACCTGGCCGACCTGTTCGGCACGCAGATGGTGGGCGCGATCCACGGCCGCCTGCTGACGGCCTGGGCCGCGGCCGGTGTGCTGGGTCCGATCCTGATCAACTACATCCGCGAGTACCAGATCGCCCATGGCGTACCGAAGGCGCAAGCCTATGACATCACGATGTACGTGCTGGCCGGCCTGATCGTCGTCGGCATCGTGCTCAACACGATGATCCGCCCGCTGGCCGACAAGCACTTCATGACGGACGCCGAACTGGCGGCCGAGAAGAAGCTGGCGCATGAGCGCGACGTTTCCGCCGCGAGCGGCACCCGCGTCGGCGGCGGCAGCGGCAGCAGTGCCGCCAGCAGCCCGCTGGTCACGGCCTTTGCCTGGCTGGCGGTCGGCATTCCGCTGATGTTCGGCGTGTGGGTGACGCTGCAGAAGGCGGCGGTGCTGTTCAAGTAATCGCTGTTCTGGCGGTGAACGCGTGGGCTCGGGAGCCCACCCTACGGTGCACAACAGTTCGTAGGGTGGAGTCCTGACTCCACGCGGTGCACCGTTCGCAACACCGCGGCATCAACGACCAACCAACGTAATATCGAACAACTGGGACGAATCATGAACCACCCCATCATCCCGATCGCCGTCGCCAACGCCGGCGCCAGCCGCCAGCGCAAACGCGAAGCCCCGAAAGGCCGCCGCGTCGACCCGCAGGCCCTCGCCGAAGTCCAGGCCCTGCTCGGCGGCGCGTCAACCCAGCGCGACCTCCTGATCGAGCACCTGCACAAGATCCAGGACCATTTCGGCTGCCTGTCGAGCGCCCACATGGCCGCGCTCGCGCAAGAAATGCGCCTGGCGCAGACCGAGGTCTACGAGGTCGCCACCTTCTACCACCACTTCGACGTGGTCAAGGAAGGCGAAGCCGCCCCGGCGGCACTGACGGTGCGCGTCTGCGCCGGCCTCTCGTGCGAGATGGCGGGCGCCCGCGAACTGCTGGACAAACTCCCGGCGCTGCTCGGCCGCGAGGTGCGCCTGCTCGAAGCGCCCTGCATCGGCCGCTGCGAACAGGCGCCGGCGGCGGTGGTGGGGCAGCATGCGGTCCCGCATGCGACGGCCGAGAAGGTGGCCGCGAAAGCAGCCGCCGGAGTGACGCCTGACGAGATCCCGGGCCATGCCGACTATGCGACTTACCGCCGCGCCGGCGGCTACCAGCTGCTGCGCGACTGCGTCGCAGGCCTGCGCGACGTCGAACAGGTGATCGGCACGCTGGAAGCCTCCGGCCTGCGCGGCCTGGGCGGCGCCGGTTTCCCACTGGGCCGCAAATGGCGCATCGTGCGTGCCGAGGCCGGCCCGCGCCTGATGGCGATTAACATCGACGAAGGCGAGCCGGGCACCTTCAAAGACCGCGTCTACCTCGAGCGTGACCCGCACCGCTTCCTGGAAGGCGCCCTGATCGCCGCCTGGGCGGTCGGCATCGAGGCCATCTACATTTATTTGCGCGACGAATACCACGGCTGCCGCGCCATGCTGGAAGCCGAGCTCGAAAAACTGCGTCTTGATCCGCCGGTGCAGGGCATGCCGCCGATTCACCTGCGGCGCGGCGCGGGAGCGTACATCTGCGGCGAAGAGTCGGCCATGATCGAATCGATCGAGGGCAAGCGCGGCATGCCGAGATTGCGTCCGCCCTATGTGGCGCAGGTCGGCCTGTTCGGCCGTCCTACGCTGGAACACAATTTCGAGTCCCTGCACTGGGTGCGCGAGATCCTGGAACGCGGCGGCGACTGGTTCGCCAGTTTCGGCCGCAACGGCCGGCGCGGGCTGCGTTCGTTCTCGGTCTCGGGCCGCGTCAAGGAGCCGGGCGTCAAACTCGCCCCGGCCGGCATCACGATCACGGAACTGATCAATGAATACTGCGGCGGCATGCAGGACGGGCACAGTTTCTATGCCTACCTGCCGGGTGGCGCCTCGGGCGGCATCCTGCCGGCCAGCATGGGCGACATCCCGCTCGACTTCGATACGCTGCAGCCCTACGGCTGCTTCATCGGCTCGGCCGCCGTCGTGGTGCTGTCGGATCGCGACAGCGCCAGCGCCGCCGCCCGCAACACGCTCGCCTTCTTCAAGGACGAGTCCTGCGGCCAGTGCACGCCCTGCCGCAACGGCACCGCCAAGGCGCTCGACATCATCAACAAGCCGGTCTGGGACGTGCCGCTGCTGGGCGAACTGTCGCAGGTGATGCGCGACGCGTCGATCTGCGGCCTCGGCCAGGCCGCGCCGAATCCCTTCGACTGCGTCATCAAGTACTTCCCGCACGAGCTGGAGGCAGTGAAATCATGAATGCGATTATCCGTACCGTTTCGTTCGAACTCAATGGCCGTGTCGTCGAGGCGCTGCCGCACGAGACCCTGATCGAGGTCGCAGGCCGCGAGGGCATCGAGATCCCGCGCCTGTGCTACAAGGAAGGCCTGGAGGCCGTCGGCAACTGCCGCTCCTGCATGGTCGAGATCGACGGCGAGCGCGTTCTCGCGCCATCCTGCTGCCGCCACCCGAGCCAGGGCATGAAGGTCAGCACCGACAGCACGCGTGCCGTGTCCGCGCAAAAGATGGTGCTCGAGCTGCTGCTGGCCGACATGCCGGAAGCCGAGTACACGCGCAAGAACGAAGTCGACCTCTGGGCCGAAAAACTCGGCGTCGGCAAGCCGCGCTTCGTTTCCACCCGCCGCCAGCCCCAGATCGATGCGACCCACGCCGCGATCACGGTCAACCTCGATGCCTGCATCCAGTGCACCCGCTGCGTGCGCGCCTGCCGCGACGAGCAGGTCAATGACGTCATCGGCCTGGCATTCCGCGGCGAGAACGCGAAGATCGTGTTCGACCAGGACGACCCGATGGGCGCCTCCACCTGCGTGGCCTGCGGCGAATGCGTGCAGGCCTGCCCGACCGGCGCCCTGATGCCGGCGCGCGAGGTGGCGCTGAACATCCCGGACAAACAGGTCGACTCGGTCTGCC encodes:
- a CDS encoding NAD(P)H-dependent oxidoreductase subunit E — its product is MNHPIIPIAVANAGASRQRKREAPKGRRVDPQALAEVQALLGGASTQRDLLIEHLHKIQDHFGCLSSAHMAALAQEMRLAQTEVYEVATFYHHFDVVKEGEAAPAALTVRVCAGLSCEMAGARELLDKLPALLGREVRLLEAPCIGRCEQAPAAVVGQHAVPHATAEKVAAKAAAGVTPDEIPGHADYATYRRAGGYQLLRDCVAGLRDVEQVIGTLEASGLRGLGGAGFPLGRKWRIVRAEAGPRLMAINIDEGEPGTFKDRVYLERDPHRFLEGALIAAWAVGIEAIYIYLRDEYHGCRAMLEAELEKLRLDPPVQGMPPIHLRRGAGAYICGEESAMIESIEGKRGMPRLRPPYVAQVGLFGRPTLEHNFESLHWVREILERGGDWFASFGRNGRRGLRSFSVSGRVKEPGVKLAPAGITITELINEYCGGMQDGHSFYAYLPGGASGGILPASMGDIPLDFDTLQPYGCFIGSAAVVVLSDRDSASAAARNTLAFFKDESCGQCTPCRNGTAKALDIINKPVWDVPLLGELSQVMRDASICGLGQAAPNPFDCVIKYFPHELEAVKS